From the genome of Anoplopoma fimbria isolate UVic2021 breed Golden Eagle Sablefish chromosome 1, Afim_UVic_2022, whole genome shotgun sequence, one region includes:
- the vaspb gene encoding vasodilator-stimulated phosphoprotein — protein sequence MSESSICQARATVMIYDDGNKKWLPAGVGPQAFSRVQIYHNPSTNAFRIVGRKMQTDQQVVINCPIVKGLKYNQATPNFHQWRDARQVWGLNFGSKEDATLFANGMAHATEVLSSLADAGYATLPRPVSNGPTPEELEQQRRLEQQERERQEREKQERERQERERLERERQTAAVSIPPPPPMGLGAPAPPPAPPLPPAPPPSGAIPPPPGPPPPPAPPLPPIGGGGGGGGGGGGLAAAIAGAKLRKVSKQEDGAPATPIGRSDPSRSSNSSIGSGGGGGGGGGGLMGEMSAILARRRKATDTGEKPAVKPPDNEDSEPQGQGDTLRRPWEKSTMSRNNSIPKSMDSAPSLSQGFRPKPAGNNSNDAGGMDDSDLEKMKQEILEEVRKELQKVKEEIIGAFVQELQKRST from the exons cGAGTCGAGTATTTGCCAGGCTCGGGCCACTGTGATGATCTATGACGATGGCAATAAGAAGTGGCTGCCGGCGGGCGTTGGACCGCAGGCCTTCAGCAGAGTCCAGATCTATCACAACCCTTCCACCAATGCCTTCAGGATAGTGGGACGCAAGATGCAGACGGATCAGCAG GTGGTTATAAACTGTCCAATCGTGAAAGGTCTCAAGTATAACCAGGCCACACCCAATTTCCACCAGTGGCGGGATGCCCGGCAGGTGTGGGGGCTCAACTTTGGCAGCAAAGAGGATGCCACTCTGTTTGCTAATGGCATGGCTCACGCTACGGAGGTGCTCAGCTCCTTGGCAGACGCAG GCTATGCAACCCTTCCCCGCCCAGTGTCAAATGGACCTACTCCAGAAGAGCTTGAACAGCAGAGAAG GTTGGAACAGCAGGAACGGGAGCgtcaggagagagaaaaacaggagcGGGAGCGGCAGGAAAGGGAgagactggagagagagagacaaactgCTGCAG TCTCcattcctccacctccaccgaTGGGCCTTGGAGCTCCCGCTCCTCCACCTGCCCCTCCGCTGCCCCCTGCCCCTCCTCCGTCTGGTGCCATCCCTCCCCCGCCGGGACCACCACCTCCGCCGGCCCCACCCCTGCCCCCCATCGGAGGAG gaggtggaggaggaggaggtggtggag GCTTGGCAGCTGCCATAGCAGGAGCTAAACTCCGCAAAGTATCCAAG CAGGAGGACGGAGCTCCTGCAACTCCAATAGGCAGATCCGACCCAAGCCGCAGCAGCAACTCCTCTATTGGatcaggtggaggaggtggaggaggtggagggggttTGATGGGTGAAATGAGTGCCATCTTGGCACGAAG GAGAAAAGCCACAGACACAGGAGAGAAGCCCGCCGTGAAGCCACCAGATAAT GAGGATTCAGAGCCTCAAGGTCAAGGCG ACACCCTGAGAAGACCTTGGGAGAAATCAACTATGTCCAG GAATAACTCCATCCCCAAGAGCATGGACTCCGCCCCCTCATTGTCCCAAGGTTTCAG GCCGAAGCCTGCAGGCAACAACAGTAATGATGCAGGTGGAATGGATGACTCGGATTTAGAGAAAATGAAACAG GAGATACTGGAAGAGGTGCGGAAAGAACTACAAAAAGTCAAGGAGGAAATTATCGGAG CCTTTGTTCAGGAGCTGCAAAAGAGAAGCACATAG